aaaccatgaagcttcactACGAAatctagagaggcaaattggtcAGTTGTCCAAGCAAACAGTGGCTGAAAGAGCAACCAATAcattaccaagtgacaccattcccaaccccaaggaagaatgcaaagCCATCCAATTAAGGAGCAGAAGAACCTTGGTGAACGACAAGAGGCCAGCTGAGAAAGAAACTATGAAGAAACCTATGGAGAATGATGTTGGCAGCAAAAagcaagaaggagaaaaagacaaGCAAGACCAAGAGAAGCTCAAGGAGAAGGAGGAACCTCAAGCCTCAAAGAAGGGAAAGCAAGCTATTGAGGAACaatcacaagaacagaggaaggagGAAAGACCATACACTCCCTCAAtcccatatcctcaaaggtttaaCAGAGAGCTTAAAGATCAACAGTTCCCCAAGTTCCTAGAGGTGTTTAAGAAGCTAGAGATCAATATTCCACTTGCTGAGGCTCTAGAACAAATAcctctatatgcaaaattcctcaaagaGCTCAACAATAAGAAAAGGAGCTGGAATGAGAGAGAGACAGTGATCCTAACCCAGGAATGCAGTGCAGCGATCCAAGAAGGCATCCCACCAAAACTCAATGACCCTGGGAGTTTCTACTTGCCATGTACCATTGGTAACACAGTTATTGACAAGACACTGTGTGATTTGGGCTCCATTATCAACCTCATGCCTCTATCTATGATGACAAGGCTATCTATAGAAGAAGCGAAGTCTACACAGATGTCATTGGAGCTAGTGGATAGATCTCTGGTAATTCCTGAGGGGGTGATTGAAAATCTCTTGGTCAGAGTAGGGAAATTCATATTTCCAGCAGACTTTGTAATCTTTGACTTAGAAGAAGAGGGGAATGATTCTATCAATttgggaagacctttcctggccacagtaagggccatcattgatgttgAACAAGGAGAAATGACCTTGAGGGTAAATGATGAGAAGATCACCTTAAATGTCTTCTAGGAAGTACAGCATACTATTGAAGAAACAAGCTACATgagagttgaagaagaagagttacaGTGGAAAGAAAAACCTAATGAAGAGCTCATCAGCTCACTTGTAAAACAAGAGATGGACAGTGGAGAAGAAAAAGAGGGTAAGGAATAGGAGAAGGCTAAAAAGAGAAAGCAGGAAGAGATTGAAGATTCGATCTATGGGAAGGAAGTTCCTGACATTAAATCCGATGTAAAGACAGAAGAGCcaccaaagaaaggaaagaagaacaagaaaagagCTCCAAAAGGGTGGAAGAACAAAAGGATACCAACTAAAGGATTCTCAGAAGGGGATAGAGTAAGATTGATCTATCAACAGTTGGAGACAGATCCACAAACTATTGATTACTACACCATCAACAAgatactctcactggagcatgTAGAGATTGACCATCAACATAGAGGAAGAAGTCTCACAGTGAGAGGAGAAAAATTGAGGCaccacaatcatcaaccaccctaacaaggggtcaatgtcaagctagtgacaataaaagagcgctccatgggaggcagcccatgatttaatattctGTTTTTTGCTTTCAATAAATAATGGTATTTCTAGCATAAGTTTGAGCTCTCATGAGTGGATTTGATAATTGCACACATCACTTTGAAGCATATGTTTgactcctaagtttggtgtgcctaaaggcactttAAAATAGCTTGCATAATTGATTATAGAACAAATTTGggatatatactcattcattttgtttaagtatatagccaaacattaagtttggtgtccgtatatgctatgaattttaagAAATTCACTTCTACTCAAAAGCTTAACTTCATGAATAGATAAACCAAATATTTCATCATTTTCTGAGTTTATGGTAGTATGGTAGCAAATAAAATGTTCCTTATAATGAATATATCAATCATGACAGATATTCATTGGGTTTTATATGGATTACTTAGaagaaaacaagtttggtgttcaccaaaattTTGTTCAATCTCTAAGAGGCATAATTGCTTATTCACAAATGAGGAACACATAGCaacattttctttttatatatagtaCACCACCACCGTATGACATTTAAAAGTTTAAGCTCACTAATTATTTGGTTTACGTGGATAGGAATGGTGAGATTGAAGAAAAGGACAGAAGGCATGCATGTACGGTTATCACAAGATGAAAAAGGGAGTCACATGCGCTTAGGGGAGTGTGCTCTCTTGGAAACAAAACCTGCATGGTTTATCACCTAAGAGGCCGAACCACATGCAACCAATGAGGGAGTAATCCTTGTCTTCATCCATCTCCACATGCACACCGTCCATTTAATGGCTTTTCAACAATGAATTGTTCAATCCCCACTATTCCTTCCAACTCAACCGAATCCTCCAACTCTTTGCTTTGTTTCATGCCTTGGCTATAAATTGGCAGTGATACTTCTGGAGTTCACATATCTTTGCTTTCTCTATAACTCAAACATTCCTCCCAAACACGTTATATCCTTATTCTTTCACCCAAAGGCATCATACAACACCTTACCTCCCATTCTTTTCATCAAAACCGTGCCTCAACCAACTTCCCCCCTTCCTCCCTTCTTAATCTATGGCTTCATCAAGttctagaagaaggaaaagaaaggaaCCAGCTGTAGCTGAACCACCAACATATGATACCAAGAGATTTAAGTCCTAATTTCATGAATCAAGGTATTATAGGCTAATGGAATCAAAGAAGGTCATTCCAGAGATGGGGTTCAAGTTGAAAGATGGAGAATATCCCATCATGAGAAGAATAGAGGCAGAGAGGAGATGGGAACTTCTATGTGAGCCTCTCACAGATGTGAGTGCAGTCATGATAagggagttttatgcaaatgctgtgAGGACAAGCAAGGACAACCCTCCCTATAAGAGCTACGTTAGAGGGGTTGAGGTAGATTTCATCCCACCATCCATTATGAGAGCCTTACAGATAAGGGTGAGATCATATGGAGAACCCAGCTTTGAGGAAAGACTGCACATAAGATATTAAATTGGTTATGTTTTGAAGGCAAGGATTGGGAAAGGGACTCAGAGGGAGGTCCAAGCCACTTGAAGAGAATGGATCTCAAACCTGAAGCCAAAGGTTGGTACGAGATAGTGAGAAGATCCATACTCCCTACTGCGAACACATCTGAGGACATAATAAAGAGAGCAATTCTGACATATTGCATACTTAGGGGAGGAGAAGTCAATGTCCCACAGCTCATCGCATAAAGTATTCAAGAGATAGCTGAAGATACTGGTAAATCAAGTAGACTTGGTCACCCAAGCACTATTCTGAGGCTGTGCAAAAGAGCAGAAGTACTCTTTAAGGATGAAAATACTGAGAAGGTAAAAGGAAGCAGAGGGGTCACCAAGCAAAGCATGGAAGTTGTCACTGATGACACTGACAATCAACAAGAAAGAAGAGCTCAAGGAAGAAGGAGGAGACCACAAGTGGAGGGGGAACAAGCTCCTGGTGCAATGGATCTGAGCCAAAtgcaaagagccattgaagaaatgtctcaacaatacatgagagcacaggagcaaCAACAGGATCAATACTTGAGGCAACAAGAGCAGTATTTGAAGGATCGTGAGCAACAACAGCATTGGCAGCAGCAAATGATGGAGAAGCAAGAAAGCTTTCAACTCAAGATGTTGGATCAACAAAGAAAGTTTCAAGCAAGAATTCTTGAGGGGCAAGGGGAACAATCAGCAAACTTTCAAGAATCATTTAATAGATTGTCCCTACGACAGTCCAAGTATGGGGAGTACACCCAAAATCTCTACCAATGGAAGAATAGCTATCATACAATTGGAGAACATAGGAACTTTGACAGAATGGAGTATGATATAGCAACTCAAGCAAAGTTGGACTATGTAGTCTATAGCATGCCAGCATTGAACTaacagatcaagccatttgagcaaTGCCAAGAATTGGTAGACCATCAGAGAGCACTAGCCAATAAAAATACAGCACACAtgcaacaaggattgaaggatgctGGGCTCTGGGGTCAGATAGACCACATTTGGGATCGAAGATGCCCTGTTGAAGAAccccaagaaagaaagaaaccaatagcttggaccttaggacatatgtctgtggcgctttttgtactaggatatgcttggataattagtttctgaggagtcttttaaaacatggtaacttggattaactaatctgggattaccaaccgaaagtctatcatcaagagcaacctagctacaaagcatttagtgatccaaagagatgctgggcatcaatgttcctaagaagaatcatgagccaagtgtctgtagtgaagaagtgttgagcaaaattaagccaaaaggctactgcaacacttgacactgagttatcattgagaaataagctttctaagcaaaagaaagatagaaaaatcaaaaagggATCAATCAAACAGCAAGGCATTAtgacagcaactctagtgaatcctcaaagaaacatctcttatctatcagcaaagaataagtgAGCTGCATTTTTGTCTGCAttatgacaagtcatcttatgctagttttacaagcatttttcatcagtttcattaggttttatgcactttcttgcataataagtaagtgattggagtggattttcatgactatgttgaatcaatcaaacatcaattattttacacaaaatcataggttttatgctagaattaattgattttataaatgatacaagatcttgtgattttggtgagactttgatgtatttttttagttgataataggtaaaaagataaaggaaaaaaagcaaaaagcacaaatttAGCCCAAACAGAGGAAAGGAGAATTTtgggggcacactttgaagtttgagcacgctttggaccttaggtcacacttttaaaagcgtggcccatgatagTAAAGCATTGCATTCACAAGGAAACCAACCAAACCAAGGCATGAGCGTTCAAgcaagtgaacgctacgttcactttaGTGAACATTTTCGAGAGCTCAATCAAGATGCACTAAATGGTGCAACAAAGCAACAAGGGTGGCACTCAAAAGTCCCAACGTAGTGTTCACTTTTGTGAACGTTTTCATGACCTCTCAACCAAGGGAAGCTGGGCTCAAAGCAATCAACCAAGGTAGTGTTCAAagaagtgaacgctacgttcactatcTCCACCTTTGTCATGGATTGCTAGCCTAGGAAGAAAGGCACGCACCAAAGAGGCAGCGTTTGGAAATTAGAACGTAGCAATTTCTTGTGGCAATGTTTTTGTGCTTCAAGCCTTGGGGAGGAAGACTTATCAAGAGCTacgttcaaagagtgaacgtagcgttcacttagtgaacgctaTAGGCAAGGAGGCTTGGCACGAGGAAGGCATGCAAGGCAAGAGTGAACGTAGTGTTCACAAAACCAAACGGAACGCTCGACTGGAGCTAGCACCCCTGACCCATTTTCAATGAAATGCCATCCGGAtccattggttcttcaaatcCGAAATCAAAAGGCCCATTCCAAGAtctgaagaccaaaatagaaagtgtataaataggatcaaATTCAATTTGTAAAAGGACCTTTTAGCTCACTTtagttttttactttttaattttcattttgaatttgggaattgggattagatctattttctttctttttgttctttcttctgcaacttctactttctgttttaaattgagattgaagagctccattgattcttaatctgagaatcatctttacTTTTTTTCTCaatagttctaagaattggatcttaattttcttttctagtTTTCATTTTCGTTTTCTTCTGTAATTTCTCTTCTGCTTggtcaagagagtaattgagatctagatctgctttctaatctcattgctcttcttcaattttcaatttctcttttagaatttcataaatgagctaagttttcttgctatttatttcttaaatcaattttccatttctgttttgctactgaGCTGAATATCTTCCtctcatagctctctgatttacttcaatttacattttctcaTTCAATTCTGAATCCCAATActcaaatcccttttattctttaagcaatttacatttcccagcaatttagattcagcaatttacatttcttgcactttaagtttcagtcatttacttttcttgtaatttaagtttcagttcttttactttcttgctctttaagtttctacaatttacttctTCAGCACCTTTAGATTCTCTCAATTTACCTTCTCCCTTTTATATACTTGCTATTTAGCTTCtattaatcaagtttcactcaaatcatcaaatattgacttaactaaattcatcacctaactaaaattgctcaatccatcaatctctgtgggatcgacctcactcttatgagttattactacttgatgcgatccggtacacttgtcgatgagtttgtgtggaattatTTTTTCCTTCATCTCTAGTCTGATCTTTCTGCTCCTCTCTGAGTTGATCTAAGGTGCTTTGCAAGTGTATCACAGACGCCTTTAGCTGATCCCAATACtcaattggagggatctcttgAGGAGGCTTAGGTGCCTTCCTTTTGGGTTGATCCTCTTGTATCTTGGAACTCTCCATCACCTGCTTGGTGATCGAGCTTTCCACTAGAATAAAATTGTCCACATGGATCAGAACCttagcctcttggcataggcGAAAGATGAGATTTGGATAAGCCAGCATCGCATTAGTAGACATCCTGTTTGCCAACTTGTCGATCTCACAGGGGATTATTTGGTGGACGTCTACCTCATTCCTCATCATGATGCATCGAATCACCACATCTCTTGGAATAGTGACTTCAGAGCAGTTACTTGTggggagtatagaacgcccaatgaagtctagtcATCCTCTAGCAATTGGCTTGAGGTTCACCCTTTTCAGCTGGTTCGGTTTGCCTTTTGCATTCTCAATCTATTGAGTTCTAggcaggcatatgtcctctaggatttgaTCTAGCTTTGGGTTGGCTACCACCCTTCTATTGTATGATTCAGGGTCATCCCTTTGCAAGGGTAATTTGAAGATCTCTCTCACCCTATCCAGATGAAAATACATGATCTTCACCCTGACTATAGTGCAAAAAGTATGGAATGCtattccatctttcttttgcttatctgtcatccatagatttgcatagaattcatggaTCATGTTGTATCCAACTTTAAACTCAAGATCAGTTAGAATCTCCTAGCCTCTccttcgaatttgctcttggatctccgggtattcttCTTCTCCTAAATTGAATCCCACCTCAGGGATTACTGGCCTTTTACTCATTATCTtgtgataatgttcttcatgttgcTTGGTAAGGAATCGAACAGGTTTGAAAACAACTATGGAGTtatcttctttcttgttcttcggGGCGGTCTTGTCACTTCTTGGAGCCATGGGATTAGAATTTTTTGATGAGAGACAGGGCtccttccacaccaaacttagaagatttgctcgtcctcgagcaaaaggtaagaaagaaagaagaagaaaagtgaaGTAGAAGAGAAAAGTAGAATAGAATTCGAAAGAGAGGTGGTGAGTGAGGGAGAGGGGGCAcggacatacatatatatagggagggggggtagggattttcgaaaataatctttgaagaaagataaagaagtttTGAGAAGGATAGAAAAGATAAGTTGTTAAATttgaaagataagaaaaagatatgaacaagatatacaagataaaaaagataagataaaaaagattttaaagtttaataaaagatatgaacAAGAATTACTAAAGATGAGAAAAGACTATGAAAGAATTTGAAAACTAgttgaaaaatatatgaaattttgaaaagatttgaaaagatttgaaaatatgttaaatttgaaattaaattgaaaagatttgatttaaaaatcaaagaatacttaaaattgaatttgaaaaagttaGATTGactaaagaaaagataagaattttgaaATTACTTCCATGCTGTCTTGCTGGCGTTTAATTGCCCAGAGTGcctgcattctggcgtttaacgccatattaCACCTCCTTCTTGGGGGTTAAACACCCAGCCagggctccctggctggcgtttaatgataaaccccaattttctggtttatcttgtgcttaatttgggggattttatcaccttttctcacatttattcaatgaaatagcattgttttgcaattctcccttgatttgtgcttaaatgtgaaaacatactttttaggccttaaaatagctaaatttaactcactttaattccattcgatgccttgatatgttttctAAGTGGTtttaggtttataaggcaagtattggatggaagaagtgaggagaaaagcatgcaaagtgggagaactcatgaagaaatgaagaaactgtaaagctgtcaagcctgacctctttgcactcaattgatcataacccgagttacagaggttcaaatgaggcggttttagttgcgttggaaagctaacatccagggcttcaaaatgatataaaatttgccatagtttcctaaCGTCTAGGGATGCGAACGTGCACTGTACGTGTGCGCGTTGATGGAgcagcgtgggtccactttaagcaactcgttgggggcaatttatagctcattttgggcccaatccaactcatgtctaatgctattgaacccaagattGAAGacagaatgaaccaagtagtcatagtttagttttcatcatattttaggttagaattctagagagagaagctctcccttctctctagaatttagggtagtttaggtcaatCTTTCtaaaattcatctttcaattcttgttttgattacaattctctttatattttagtgttctattgtcttaatcttcttagtttcttttgttagtttcttatttttctctcttttatgtttatgagcaaTTGTTAGATCTTGATTTCCTCTAAtgaaattttatgttttcatgtttcttttatgttgatcttgattgctattattgatttcttgcttatgctaGTTATTGGTTTCCCTTAATTcttgtatttggtgatgtttacttttcttgcattctaggtgtttgataaaatttttcctctagtttttgagtagttttcttgacttttggcctaggctaagggaattgagtgaccttgagtcattaggtctcattgaattggtgatttgagaacccttggtgatcaatttgatacccattgacactaacccactactaatctaattagtagataggttgggacttatgggttgatttTGATTAAGCTATTTGATATACTACAAGTATAGAAGtacacttaatgagcttggttcctcataattatcaatatttggtttgtagacaaggatggtgatctcaattacctatgtctagccaagcgTACTTTTCcgttattttattagttcttatcattttactttcttgtcatttaatttttcttgccgtttattttcttgcaaaaatataaaatcaaaccccccttgttcttcatagccaataattgatcatttcattgcaattccttgtgagacgatctgaggtttaaatacttcggttaattcttatttggagtttgtacttgtgacaactcaaattttttatgtaggaattattttttggtttggagctatgcttacaacgaagttcttatttctatgagagaaattctagaccgataCGACAAAATctcactcatcaaaatggcgccgttgccggggagttgcaatggtgttatgttattggctgttgtatatatgttaatatacttccttgctagttttttcttgttttaggagttagtttttattagttcttactagttttgtttttattttcatttactattatgaattctcagccctttggctatgagtttggttcaaattatgttgtaggaaatgagaaaTATagtgacaatatgcatcaaggatggaacaatcaaacgtgggaggagcctcaagggattgatcagccttcttggcaacaacaacctctggattcttatgggtataactctcatcctaatgcatatcaatctaatggatgtggtgacccttattgtgattgtcaacaaccatcaccacatgcctatgaactacCCCCTCAACAaggttttgaaccaccttactcacaagccctatACCACCAAatacccccatatgaccctaatctttatccaccataccaaccaccttctgagccatatgaaccatacatagaaccaccacaattccaacacaactactcccaagaaccacctccatatacaccatctccatacccttaccaatatgagccaccttccaactacaacgcCTTtctctcaaacaatgaaccctctcttccaccactgcCCCCCGATGAAGCCCTCATGCTAGAACTAGGAGATCTTAACTCTCAATTCCAAAGGCAACAAGAGAGGAtagaaaaggagtttaaggagctagaagccaagatggctatcctagtggaagccgttagcaatatggcctcctcccaactaagcctaagcaaccaagacactcccattgtcgaatgtggagaagcaactaaggagcatagtgagggagtgtcttggttgtgtagtggttggacacaccactctaagttcatgatggttgcatgctcgaagttggatggcaatggttggtgtagaaccaaattgcatgggtctaggataatgtttggatgcttaattgagaattcgaAGGTCataccacccaattggaatcatgatgatcaatttgaagatgggtgtcaaaacaaagtgtgggatcccgtatcgcacaaggagaatcaaatttgggagcccattgcttgtgtggaactccatcaaggcttggtgttatcatctttgaagactaaagcttattggagattcaaaaattggtggatgttcaaggatagcttcaagcacaagccaccttaagaggagctctccataagtccaacttaaagacaataaacaaaagtgctacgtgggagacaccccaccatggtaaattcttttcatttttcccttttgtacatactGGTAATTAgtctaatttcatgttttgttgagtttgttgagtataattggtagtttagtaggttaaataaggttttaaggtgttttggtagctgtttggaggtttggaaggcttggtttggtgcaagaacttggaaaaattttgaaaaacagagcaccaacccgcacGTGcacgcacttggcgcgtacgtgcgcctcaagcatttttgaCCATCCACACGGACGTGCCAagtacgcgtacacgtggattgaaAAATTCATCCCTCCATACATTAACCtaagagttgcgcctacactgcaCCAGCTTTCATCCCTCAATACCCTAGCGTGTACGCGTCCATAAGCTAAATGCGCAATGCACGcgcacgcacgctgtgcgcgcgcgcgccgatagcaccacctgccctcctggtacatcttccagagagttgggccaacctTGGGCTGACTCTGTGCCCCGCGCATAAtcgcacccacgcgtgcgcgcacctggcgcttaCGCACCCTTCGGCCAAACTGCGCATCGATGCGTAAGCGTGCATGACACGTCCGCGCCgataaaaaaagagttttttttttctcatcttacgTTTTCTTTTGTCCATTTCATTCGTATACTTTTATGCTtcgcattttcattttgtttttatagcttgtttttactttatttttttcgagtttcttattttaataatggtgttgaatgctcttactcaattgttgagaatttcttggttactcTTGGTGTTTCatgacttgtttggcattaattgtaatattttctctacacacaagattagtgttttagtccttcctgactcatgatcccttatttttgtacctcatcatcattgagttaggatgggaccaaatgctctcatgcttatcactaatattttttgtgttaattgttgtttgaacttgatgctcgacatgctcttcatgttattCACTTATGCTTTGACTTTCCTCTTGCATCAggtattaattgatatgccctttgcctatattattttctcacttacatgcgtagctaacatgtggtgagaaccttactcttatttggcattagcccccgcctatgttttattgctttgatatctttgttgtaggcttaatttcctttctttctcttttcttttaggtAGGCCGCTAgtgcacaaaatcacaatcacacttttgcaattccgcacaactaaccagcaagtgcactgggtcgtccaagtaataccttacgtgagtaagggtcgattccatggaaattgtcagcttgaagcacgctatggttatcttgtaactcttagtcaggatatcaata
The DNA window shown above is from Arachis ipaensis cultivar K30076 chromosome B08, Araip1.1, whole genome shotgun sequence and carries:
- the LOC107611157 gene encoding uncharacterized protein LOC107611157; its protein translation is MEKMIKHQELVNKNHEASLRNLERQIGQLSKQTVAERATNTLPSDTIPNPKEECKAIQLRSRRTLVNDKRPAEKETMKKPMENDVGSKKQEGEKDKQDQEKLKEKEEPQASKKGKQAIEEQSQEQRKEERPYTPSIPYPQRFNRELKDQQFPKFLEVFKKLEINIPLAEALEQIPLYAKFLKELNNKKRSWNERETVILTQECSAAIQEGIPPKLNDPGSFYLPCTIGNTVIDKTLCDLGSIINLMPLSMMTRLSIEEAKSTQMSLELVDRSLVIPEGVIENLLVRVGKFIFPADFVIFDLEEEGNDSINLGRPFLATVRAIIDVEQGEMTLRVNDEKITLNVF